Part of the Niallia alba genome is shown below.
ATGATTGTCCTTTATACTAGGGAAGTATGTTAAAAATATAATAGTTAGACTAACAATGAGAAATAAATCATTTTAAATAAATTTGATTAGTGAAATTGTTTAAGGAGGAAAAAACGTTTGACCACTATTGAAAAAGAAACGATGATTGTTGAAATTAAGAATGTTGATGAAAAAGGGGCTGGACAAGCAGTTGTTTGGCGTGAAAATGAATTAGGAAACAAAAAGAAATTAAAATTAACTATTCCGCAAACATTACCAGGTGAAAAGGTAAGAGTAACGGTTGATCAGCCGCAAAGAAGACATAGAAAGGCAATGCCAGAAGAAATTCTTAATGCACATGTGGAAAGAATCGGAGCAGCGTGTCCACATTTTGAAAAATGTGGCGGTTGTGTCTGGCAACATTGGGATTATAATGGGCAGTTACAACAAAAAACAAATCATGTGAAACGTGTGATTGAAGAACAAGGATTTGATCCTAACTTAGTGAAAGATACAATTGGAATGGACGAGCCTTGGAGATACCGCAATAAAATGGAATTTACGTTTGCTACAGACGGTTCCCTAGGACTACATGAACAAGGAAATTTTAGAAAAATCATTTCTTTAGAAACTTGTCTTATTGCTGGTAAAGAAATGGTGGAAGCGGCACTTGAAGTAGCAAATTGGGTAAAAGAGCATGCTTTAAAAGGATATAACAAAGATACACATGAAGGACTTCTTCGTCATTTAATGGTGAGACAATCTTTTGCAACAGGTGAAATGATGCTGGCACTATTTGCAACAGAAGCTCCAGATGGTTCTTTGAAAAATGCCGTGGATACTATTGTTGCTCGCATAACGGAAAAATTTCCACAAGTAAAAAGCTTCATGTGGTTAGAAAATACAGATTGGGCAGATCGTACGCAATCAGAGAAAAGCCATACATTAGCTGGTCGAGACTTTATTTATG
Proteins encoded:
- the rlmD gene encoding 23S rRNA (uracil(1939)-C(5))-methyltransferase RlmD → MIVEIKNVDEKGAGQAVVWRENELGNKKKLKLTIPQTLPGEKVRVTVDQPQRRHRKAMPEEILNAHVERIGAACPHFEKCGGCVWQHWDYNGQLQQKTNHVKRVIEEQGFDPNLVKDTIGMDEPWRYRNKMEFTFATDGSLGLHEQGNFRKIISLETCLIAGKEMVEAALEVANWVKEHALKGYNKDTHEGLLRHLMVRQSFATGEMMLALFATEAPDGSLKNAVDTIVARITEKFPQVKSFMWLENTDWADRTQSEKSHTLAGRDFIYDEMDGYRFRVWFDTFFQTNPTQAQKLVDLAVEMAEPKKSENMIDLFCGVGTFSLPFASRVGKLVGIEIVESSIESAKRNAGDNGIENATFLAQDARTGLAQVLETFGRPELLLLDPPRSGAGGKVMRRIGRSQPERIVYVSCNPDTFATDIKQLEPFGYTLKVVQPVDLFPHTVHVECCALLVRNN